In the genome of Gordonia rubripertincta, one region contains:
- a CDS encoding cytochrome ubiquinol oxidase subunit I, whose product MDALDVSRWQFGITTVYHFILVPLTIGLAPMIAVMQTVWHVTGNEQWLRATRFFGKLFLINFALGVATGIVQEFQFGMNWSEYSRFVADVFGAPLALEGLVAFFLESTFIGLWIFGWDRLPRRVHLACIWLAAIGVNASAYFIIAANSWMQHPVGVEWDETRGRPAMNDFFAVITNNTTLAAFPHVIAGAFLTAGTFVAAIGIWWMARNTWRAKKLREALETGDTSEVPESTSPSHVDATPEDLESDARDLWRPVTRFALWVTLVSGVALFITGDIQAQIMFKQQPMKMASAESLCETETGPGFSVLSIGRQNNCDNIDHIIEIPKMLSFLADHSFDSTLQGVEELQEQYAKAFADNPDVPANQNFAPNLFVTYWGFRAMITWAVGSVVVAIGGLWYTRRKRVVESRRFGFIALLMIPTPFLANSSGWIFTEMGRQPWVVAPNWADDLDPLRISMLVQNGVSNHTAGTVLVTLIGFTLLYGALGVVWFMLQRRYVVEGPASYDSRPPGHSDDESDSDSDEPKQLSFAY is encoded by the coding sequence ATGGACGCTCTGGACGTCTCCAGATGGCAATTCGGTATCACAACCGTCTATCACTTCATCCTGGTGCCGCTGACCATCGGTCTCGCACCGATGATCGCGGTCATGCAGACGGTGTGGCACGTCACCGGCAACGAGCAGTGGCTGCGTGCGACCCGGTTCTTCGGCAAGCTCTTCCTGATCAACTTCGCGCTGGGCGTCGCCACCGGCATCGTGCAGGAGTTCCAGTTCGGGATGAACTGGAGTGAGTACAGCCGCTTCGTCGCGGATGTCTTCGGTGCGCCGCTGGCGCTGGAGGGCCTGGTCGCCTTCTTCCTGGAGTCGACCTTCATCGGACTCTGGATCTTCGGCTGGGACCGGTTGCCGCGGCGCGTCCATCTGGCGTGTATCTGGTTGGCGGCCATCGGTGTCAACGCGTCCGCGTACTTCATCATCGCCGCGAACTCGTGGATGCAGCACCCCGTCGGCGTCGAGTGGGACGAGACGCGCGGGCGCCCGGCGATGAACGACTTCTTCGCCGTCATCACCAACAACACGACGCTCGCGGCCTTCCCGCACGTGATCGCCGGTGCGTTCCTCACCGCGGGCACCTTCGTCGCGGCCATCGGCATCTGGTGGATGGCCCGGAACACGTGGCGTGCCAAGAAATTGCGGGAGGCGCTCGAGACCGGTGACACCAGTGAGGTCCCGGAGAGCACGTCGCCGAGCCACGTCGACGCCACTCCGGAGGATCTGGAGTCCGACGCGCGCGACCTCTGGCGGCCGGTCACCCGGTTCGCGCTGTGGGTCACGCTCGTCTCCGGTGTCGCGCTGTTCATCACCGGTGACATCCAGGCCCAGATCATGTTCAAGCAGCAGCCGATGAAGATGGCGTCGGCGGAATCACTCTGTGAGACCGAGACCGGTCCGGGATTCTCCGTTCTCTCCATCGGACGCCAGAACAACTGCGACAACATCGATCACATCATCGAGATCCCCAAGATGCTGTCGTTCCTGGCCGACCACTCCTTCGATTCGACCCTCCAGGGCGTGGAGGAGTTGCAGGAGCAGTACGCGAAGGCCTTCGCCGACAACCCGGACGTGCCCGCCAACCAGAACTTCGCACCGAACCTCTTCGTCACCTACTGGGGTTTCCGGGCGATGATCACGTGGGCGGTCGGCTCGGTGGTCGTGGCCATCGGTGGCCTCTGGTACACGCGCCGCAAGCGGGTGGTCGAGTCGAGGCGGTTCGGCTTCATCGCGCTGCTGATGATCCCGACCCCGTTCCTCGCCAACAGTTCCGGCTGGATCTTCACCGAGATGGGGCGTCAGCCGTGGGTCGTCGCACCCAACTGGGCGGACGACCTCGACCCGCTGCGCATCAGCATGCTCGTGCAGAACGGCGTCTCCAACCACACCGCGGGGACCGTGCTGGTCACCCTGATCGGGTTCACGCTGCTCTACGGCGCGCTCGGTGTCGTCTGGTTCATGCTGCAACGCCGCTACGTGGTCGAGGGACCGGCGAGCTACGACTCGCGGCCGCCAGGTCACAGTGACGACGAATCCGACTCCGATTCCGATGAGCCCAAACAGCTCTCGTTCGCGTACTAG
- the cydB gene encoding cytochrome d ubiquinol oxidase subunit II has translation MGLPDFWFLIIAVLFVGYFVLEGFDFGVGMLMPILGSSHTGGDDKVAPDDPEADPDKRRRALLNTIGPVWDGNEVWLLTAGGALFAAFGGWYATMFTAFYLPLFLILIGLITRVCAIEWRGKINDPRWRKWCDVGIGLGSWIPAILWGVAFANVVRGLPIDADAQYTGGFFNLLSPYALLGGATTLLAFLTHGAVFLSLKTSGVLQEDSARYAARLAWPTLVVAAAFLLWTQFAYGNGWTWFPVLIAAVAAVGMLVATQVRREGWAFLFTSIAIAGTVATLFAVLFPNALPSTLNPDWNLTIDNTSSSDYTLTVMTWAALFITPVVIGYQAWSYWVFRKRLSVGNIPEHHGLPSLRVSSK, from the coding sequence ATGGGACTCCCGGACTTCTGGTTCCTCATCATCGCCGTGCTGTTCGTCGGCTACTTCGTCCTCGAGGGCTTCGACTTCGGTGTCGGCATGCTGATGCCGATCCTCGGGTCGAGTCACACCGGTGGCGACGACAAGGTCGCACCGGACGATCCCGAGGCCGACCCCGACAAGCGCCGGCGCGCGCTGCTCAACACCATCGGACCGGTGTGGGACGGCAACGAGGTCTGGCTGCTCACCGCGGGCGGCGCGCTCTTCGCGGCGTTCGGTGGTTGGTACGCAACGATGTTCACCGCGTTCTACCTACCGCTGTTCCTCATCCTGATCGGCCTCATCACCCGTGTGTGCGCGATCGAGTGGCGCGGCAAGATCAACGATCCGCGCTGGCGGAAGTGGTGCGACGTCGGCATCGGTCTGGGTTCGTGGATTCCCGCGATCCTTTGGGGTGTGGCCTTCGCCAACGTGGTGCGGGGCCTGCCGATCGACGCCGACGCCCAGTACACCGGCGGGTTCTTCAACCTGCTGAGCCCGTACGCGCTGCTCGGCGGTGCGACGACCCTCCTGGCGTTCCTCACCCACGGTGCGGTGTTCCTGTCGCTGAAGACCTCCGGTGTCCTGCAGGAGGATTCGGCGCGATACGCAGCGCGTCTCGCGTGGCCGACGCTCGTCGTCGCCGCCGCATTCCTGCTGTGGACCCAGTTCGCGTACGGCAACGGCTGGACCTGGTTCCCGGTGCTGATCGCCGCGGTGGCCGCGGTGGGCATGCTCGTCGCGACGCAGGTGCGTCGAGAGGGGTGGGCGTTCCTGTTCACCTCGATCGCGATCGCCGGGACGGTGGCCACCCTGTTCGCGGTGCTGTTCCCGAATGCGCTGCCCTCGACCCTGAACCCGGACTGGAACCTGACCATCGACAACACCTCGTCGAGCGACTACACACTGACGGTGATGACGTGGGCTGCGCTGTTCATCACCCCGGTGGTGATCGGTTACCAGGCGTGGAGCTACTGGGTGTTCCGTAAGCGACTGTCGGTCGGGAACATCCCGGAGCATCACGGCCTGCCCTCGTTGCGCGTGTCGAGCAAGTGA
- the cydC gene encoding thiol reductant ABC exporter subunit CydC: MRDDPLIRALGFLGLRRGAVAKALLLGVGGALSALGLAALSAWLITRAWQMPPVLYLSVAITAVRALGISRGLFRYLERLATHDLALRAMTTARERVYRALATGSPAYSVTLRRGDLLTRTGDDIDEIGNALIRGLIPIGVGVTTAVAAVVVMALVSLPAAAVLAVALVVSGGVAPWLAARGGASTLRDGSRAATESAEATTTTLWHASELVVARRRGELLQTAAAADRRHLAATDRGRRLEAAAAAATPLAMGASLIAACVIAIQLAAQTTGSIAGVASGEGLTPMILGVLVLLPLSAFESTAPLTEAGLQIERSRQSAARVMALVDGAHAAAGTEPSGADVAVHRGMVEVSTDGLRWGRGDRDVLGPADGLDLDLRPGSRLAVVGPSGVGKSTLLLTLAGLLNPVDGDITCVDVSSRAPVGLRSAGCYFAEEAHLFSTSVRENLRVARGDATDEEILAALTTVGLDGWAARLPDGLDTTLTGGADAVSGGERRRLLLARALLHPAPMVLLDEPTEHLSADDAAGLLRRLLGVEDDLFGPDRIVVVVTHQLPADVGGAQVVELEPAVARDS; encoded by the coding sequence ATGCGCGACGACCCACTGATCCGCGCGCTCGGCTTCCTCGGCCTGCGCCGGGGTGCGGTCGCCAAGGCCCTGCTGCTCGGTGTCGGCGGTGCGCTGTCGGCGCTCGGCCTCGCGGCGTTGTCGGCGTGGCTGATCACCCGGGCCTGGCAGATGCCGCCGGTGCTGTACCTGTCGGTCGCGATCACCGCCGTGCGCGCGCTCGGTATCTCGCGCGGTCTGTTCCGCTACCTCGAACGACTCGCCACCCACGACCTCGCCCTGCGTGCGATGACGACCGCCCGCGAACGGGTCTACAGGGCCCTCGCGACCGGTTCACCCGCCTACTCGGTGACCCTCCGGCGCGGAGACCTGTTGACTCGCACCGGCGATGACATCGACGAGATCGGCAACGCTCTCATCCGCGGCCTGATCCCCATCGGTGTGGGCGTGACGACGGCGGTGGCCGCGGTGGTCGTGATGGCACTGGTCTCGCTGCCCGCCGCCGCGGTGCTCGCCGTCGCACTCGTCGTCAGTGGTGGTGTCGCCCCGTGGCTCGCGGCGCGCGGTGGAGCCTCGACTCTCCGCGACGGATCGCGAGCGGCCACCGAGTCCGCGGAGGCCACGACGACCACGCTGTGGCACGCATCCGAACTCGTTGTCGCGCGTCGGCGTGGAGAGCTGCTCCAGACCGCGGCCGCCGCCGACCGCCGGCACCTCGCGGCCACCGATCGGGGCCGCCGGTTGGAGGCGGCAGCTGCCGCGGCCACCCCGCTCGCGATGGGTGCCTCGCTGATCGCGGCCTGCGTGATCGCCATCCAGTTGGCCGCGCAGACAACCGGTTCGATCGCCGGGGTCGCCTCCGGCGAAGGGCTCACCCCGATGATCCTCGGCGTCCTGGTCCTGCTCCCGCTGTCGGCTTTCGAGTCGACTGCGCCGCTGACCGAGGCCGGACTGCAGATCGAGCGCAGTCGCCAGAGCGCCGCGCGGGTCATGGCTCTCGTCGACGGTGCGCACGCCGCCGCCGGCACCGAGCCGTCCGGTGCGGATGTGGCGGTCCACCGCGGCATGGTCGAGGTGTCCACCGACGGACTGCGATGGGGCCGCGGGGACCGCGATGTCCTCGGTCCTGCGGACGGTCTCGACCTCGACCTGCGGCCGGGATCGCGCCTGGCGGTCGTCGGACCGAGTGGCGTCGGCAAGTCCACGCTGCTGCTCACCCTGGCCGGACTGCTGAACCCCGTCGACGGGGACATCACCTGTGTCGACGTGTCGAGCCGAGCGCCTGTCGGACTCCGCTCGGCCGGTTGCTACTTCGCCGAAGAGGCGCACCTCTTCTCGACGTCGGTCCGCGAGAACCTGCGCGTGGCACGCGGTGACGCCACCGACGAGGAGATCCTCGCCGCGCTGACGACGGTCGGACTCGACGGTTGGGCCGCACGGCTTCCCGACGGTCTGGACACCACCCTGACCGGCGGGGCCGATGCCGTCAGCGGCGGTGAGCGCCGACGCCTGCTCCTCGCTCGCGCGCTTCTCCACCCGGCACCGATGGTTCTGCTCGACGAACCGACCGAACACCTCTCCGCCGACGACGCCGCCGGTCTGCTCCGACGCCTCCTCGGCGTCGAGGACGACCTCTTCGGCCCCGACCGCATCGTCGTGGTCGTCACCCACCAGCTTCCGGCGGACGTCGGTGGTGCGCAGGTGGTGGAGTTGGAACCGGCGGTCGCTCGCGACTCCTGA
- a CDS encoding aldehyde dehydrogenase — MTETVESHTATVTGGGDQPQLLIGGRWVDPHSSETLEVFSPATGERVGSVPHADATDVDTAVKAARAAFDSGVWSSTPPAQRADIIAKVADLIDERGDEITALVSAEMGAPPSAIATLQQLPGTGVLRAYANAARDYQWEEYRTGLFGTTRITREPVGVVGAICAWNVPLFITCNKMGAALAAGCSVVLKPAPETPLTGNYVAQLFIEAGVPAEAISVVTGGTETGQALVAHPDVDKITFTGSTAAGKAIGAACAESLKRCSLELGGKSAAIVLDDVDIAANAFMLTFLGLFNTGQACVAQTRILVPRSRQDEIVAAMVEAAKAMKVGLPSDPEAQLGPLITEKQRQKVEEYIELGKKAGATPALESERPAGLDSGYFLTPTIFTGVTNDMAIAQEEIFGPVLSVIAYDDVDEAIAIANDSNYGLAGTVWTDDVERGIEISTKIRTGTFGINWYAIDPESPFGGYKNSGIGRENGREGLESFLEHKSTMLPMGYEVSSN; from the coding sequence ATGACCGAGACCGTGGAGTCCCACACCGCAACAGTCACCGGCGGCGGGGATCAACCCCAGCTGCTCATCGGCGGCCGATGGGTCGACCCCCATTCCAGTGAGACCCTCGAGGTCTTCTCACCCGCCACCGGGGAACGTGTCGGCTCGGTGCCGCACGCCGACGCCACCGACGTCGACACCGCGGTCAAGGCCGCACGCGCCGCCTTCGACTCCGGTGTCTGGAGTTCGACGCCCCCGGCTCAGCGCGCCGACATCATCGCCAAGGTCGCCGACCTGATCGACGAGCGCGGCGACGAGATCACCGCCTTGGTCTCGGCCGAGATGGGCGCGCCGCCGAGCGCGATCGCCACCCTGCAGCAGTTGCCCGGTACCGGCGTCCTGCGCGCCTACGCCAACGCCGCCCGCGACTACCAGTGGGAGGAGTACCGGACCGGCCTGTTCGGCACCACCCGCATCACCCGCGAACCGGTCGGCGTCGTCGGCGCGATCTGCGCGTGGAACGTCCCGCTGTTCATCACCTGCAACAAGATGGGCGCCGCGCTCGCCGCAGGCTGCTCGGTGGTGCTGAAGCCCGCCCCGGAGACCCCGCTCACCGGCAACTACGTGGCCCAGCTGTTCATCGAGGCCGGCGTGCCCGCCGAGGCGATCTCGGTGGTCACCGGCGGCACCGAGACCGGTCAGGCCCTCGTCGCCCATCCCGACGTCGACAAGATCACCTTCACCGGGTCGACCGCCGCGGGCAAGGCCATCGGCGCCGCCTGCGCCGAGAGCCTGAAGCGCTGTTCCCTCGAGCTGGGCGGAAAGTCGGCGGCCATCGTCCTCGACGACGTGGACATCGCCGCGAACGCCTTCATGCTGACGTTCCTCGGCCTGTTCAACACCGGCCAGGCGTGCGTCGCGCAGACCCGAATCCTGGTGCCGCGCAGCCGCCAGGACGAGATCGTCGCGGCGATGGTCGAGGCGGCCAAGGCGATGAAGGTCGGCCTGCCGTCGGATCCGGAGGCCCAGCTCGGCCCACTGATCACCGAGAAGCAGCGCCAGAAGGTCGAGGAGTACATCGAACTCGGCAAGAAGGCCGGTGCCACACCGGCTCTCGAGAGCGAACGACCCGCCGGACTCGACTCGGGTTACTTCCTCACCCCGACGATCTTCACCGGTGTCACCAACGACATGGCCATCGCCCAGGAGGAGATCTTCGGACCCGTCCTGTCGGTCATCGCCTACGACGACGTCGACGAGGCCATCGCCATCGCCAACGACTCCAACTACGGGCTCGCCGGCACGGTGTGGACCGACGACGTCGAGCGCGGCATCGAGATCTCCACCAAGATCCGCACGGGAACCTTCGGGATCAACTGGTACGCAATCGATCCCGAGTCCCCCTTCGGCGGTTACAAGAACTCCGGCATCGGCCGCGAGAACGGCCGCGAAGGTCTGGAGTCCTTCCTCGAGCACAAGTCGACGATGCTGCCGATGGGTTACGAGGTCTCCAGCAACTAG
- a CDS encoding LON peptidase substrate-binding domain-containing protein, with the protein MFPLGTALLPGGELPLRVFEPRYRQMVDDLMEESDGRPVVRFGVVLIARGSEVGGGEVRCDAGTMVLADVTDRLPDGRALLAGTGTSRFLVVEWLPDDPYPRARIEVLPEPEPAEADLERLHSIDQRLRVVMRQTLEAAGKDVDTIFAALDIIDADPLMADVSPIYRWANRLQVEPHDQQRILESADPAGQLDVLEDVIEGLEARAAFGRG; encoded by the coding sequence ATGTTCCCACTCGGCACCGCCCTGCTGCCCGGTGGCGAGTTGCCGCTGCGTGTCTTCGAACCGCGTTACCGGCAGATGGTCGACGACCTCATGGAGGAGTCCGACGGCCGACCGGTCGTGCGTTTCGGGGTGGTGCTGATCGCCCGCGGTTCCGAGGTCGGCGGCGGCGAGGTGAGGTGCGACGCCGGCACCATGGTGCTCGCCGACGTCACCGACCGACTCCCGGACGGTCGGGCACTGCTGGCGGGCACCGGCACTTCTCGCTTCCTGGTCGTCGAATGGCTGCCCGACGACCCTTATCCCCGGGCCCGGATCGAGGTGCTCCCCGAACCGGAACCCGCCGAAGCCGACCTCGAGCGGCTGCACTCGATCGACCAGCGCCTGCGCGTCGTCATGCGGCAGACCCTCGAGGCCGCAGGCAAGGACGTCGACACGATCTTCGCCGCCCTCGACATCATCGACGCCGATCCCCTGATGGCGGACGTGTCGCCGATCTACCGCTGGGCCAACCGGCTCCAGGTCGAGCCGCACGATCAGCAACGCATCCTGGAGTCCGCCGACCCGGCCGGGCAACTCGATGTGCTGGAAGACGTCATTGAGGGGCTCGAGGCCCGAGCGGCCTTCGGCCGGGGCTGA
- a CDS encoding antibiotic biosynthesis monooxygenase family protein: MAVVKINAITVPEGAGPELEKRFANRAHSVDGSKGFLGFQLLRPVKGDDRYFVVTQWESEEDFQAWASGPAREAHAGERAKPVASGADLLEFEVVLDARPKA; this comes from the coding sequence ATGGCTGTTGTGAAGATCAATGCAATCACCGTTCCCGAGGGCGCCGGACCCGAGCTGGAGAAGCGGTTCGCCAACCGGGCCCACTCGGTCGACGGCTCCAAGGGATTCCTCGGGTTCCAGCTGCTCCGCCCGGTCAAGGGCGACGACCGCTACTTCGTGGTGACGCAGTGGGAGTCCGAGGAGGACTTCCAGGCGTGGGCATCGGGCCCGGCACGCGAGGCGCACGCCGGGGAGCGTGCCAAGCCGGTCGCCTCGGGTGCCGATCTGCTCGAGTTCGAGGTCGTGCTCGACGCACGGCCCAAGGCCTGA
- a CDS encoding alpha/beta fold hydrolase gives MFDTHAIGEIGFRDHGGPVIVDDARGPHDDGATTRPIVLLHGLMGRGRTWRRQVPWLRRYGRVFTYDAAFHTGADVEEPDSATELATERFVADLAEILTWIDRGPAVLIGHSMGALHAWCTAAAYPELVAALVLEDMAPDFRGRTTTNWTPWFESWPERFDSVGGAVAMFGPVAGRYFYEAFDDGRLHGRIPLWGAIADEWGVRDFWSEWEEVEVPSLVIEAEFTVTPPGQMRRMCEVNEYAQYLRVEGAGHLVHDDAPHVYRGAVEAFLSGLDT, from the coding sequence ATGTTCGACACCCACGCGATCGGCGAGATCGGGTTCCGTGACCACGGGGGTCCGGTGATCGTCGACGACGCCCGCGGCCCGCATGACGACGGCGCGACGACGCGGCCGATCGTCCTGTTGCACGGGCTGATGGGGCGGGGGCGCACGTGGCGGCGACAGGTGCCGTGGCTGCGCCGGTACGGCCGGGTCTTCACCTACGACGCGGCCTTCCACACCGGCGCCGATGTCGAGGAACCGGACAGCGCAACGGAACTCGCCACCGAACGATTCGTCGCCGACCTCGCCGAGATCCTCACCTGGATCGACCGCGGACCGGCGGTCCTCATCGGGCACTCGATGGGGGCACTGCACGCCTGGTGCACCGCCGCCGCCTATCCGGAACTCGTGGCGGCGCTCGTACTCGAGGACATGGCGCCAGACTTCCGCGGCCGGACCACCACCAACTGGACGCCCTGGTTCGAGTCCTGGCCCGAGCGTTTCGATTCCGTCGGCGGAGCGGTCGCGATGTTCGGTCCGGTGGCCGGCCGGTACTTCTACGAGGCGTTCGACGACGGACGGCTCCACGGACGGATTCCGTTGTGGGGCGCGATCGCCGACGAGTGGGGCGTCCGCGATTTCTGGTCCGAGTGGGAAGAGGTCGAGGTGCCGTCGCTGGTGATCGAAGCCGAGTTCACGGTCACGCCGCCCGGCCAGATGCGCCGCATGTGCGAGGTCAACGAGTACGCGCAGTATCTACGGGTCGAGGGGGCCGGACACCTCGTTCACGATGACGCTCCACACGTGTATCGCGGTGCGGTGGAGGCGTTTCTGTCCGGGCTCGACACCTGA